ATCCACACAGCGCCCGGCCACATGCAAGGCCCTTATAATCTGAAAGGCGGTATTTTCGCTGAGATTATTCCTTTTTGATACCCAATCAGGTCCGGCCTGATCGAATATGCACTCCCGGCAGTTGCAGGCCGGGCAAACATTTCGGCACGCGTAACACCGCAGACAGTTCTGGAAGTACCCGTCCCAATACCCGCTTCTTTCCTGGGGGGATAATGCTTCCAGGGATTTGATTTCTGCAAATCTTTCGTTTACTTCTCCTTCATTTATCTCTAATTCATTTACTTTATTTATTTTTTTACCGGTAAAATGATCACATATTACCGGGTTGGAATCAATACACTCCAAACATTTAGGGAGCAGGTAATCTTTTTTGGCAAAACGGTGTTGGCCCGTGGTGGTAATGACCAGGAAATTATCATCCTCGTCAGTGACATCCCCAATCTCGGTCTGAGGGCCCAGTTCCAGGGTAACTTTTTCCGAATCCAGGAGACCTGCGCAAGGGATGCCTATTACCACTAATCTTGACCGGGGAAATTGGTTGTCCTGCAGCAGTCTGATTATTGACCGGGAGTCACAACCTTTAACCAAAACACCGATTGTTTCGTTGGTTTCCCGGTAATCAAGCAGGTAGCCGGCCAGGTTATTGGCGCAAAAGGGCGACCAAGTCAATTCTGCTGCCGCGTCAGGTTTCGATATGAATAACGGTGTGGTCCGGGCGGTTAATGTTCCCGGCCCGAAGCCAATAAACATATTTACTTTCCCCTCTCTTAACAAGTCCTGCGCCACACTTCTTAGTTCCTCAGTTAAACTGTTAAATGACTGAGTCATAGGTCATCCCTCATTTTCTTATTCGGTCCCAGTGAATTTATCTTTTCCGTGATTTCAGTAACGGTCTGGCTAAATTTAGCTCCTTCTGAGCCGCTGATCCAACTCAGACTGATTCTTTCCGGCTCCATCCCCACAAACTCCATAAGTTTTTTAAATACCTGAAATCGCCTGCGGGCGTGATAATTGCCACTACCATAGTGGCAGTTTCCGGGATGTCACCCGGAAACCAGTACGCCGTCAGCTCCGCGCTGAAAAGCCCTGATTACGAATTGGGGATTGATTCTGCCGGAACAGGGCACCCTTATGATCCTAATGCTGGGGGGGTACGGCATCCTACTTACTCCGGCCAGATCGGCCCCGGCATAGCTGCACCAGTTGCAGCAAAAACCAACGATAAGCGGTTGCCACTGTTTGTTTTCACCTTGGATTATCGACATATTGCATTCACCTCGGCAAGCAATTGTTCGTTACTAAATCCCTTCAGATTTGCTGCACCGGAACGACAAACCACGGTACAAGCACCGCACCCCTGACAGAGACCGCTGTTCACTGCGGCCACGGTGCGTTCCATAGTTTGCCCCCCCTGCCTGTAGGTTACCGTCTCAGGCTCTATGGCCCGGTAGGGGCATACAGCCTGGCAGCTGAGACAGCCGGAACAGAATTCTTCATCAATGTTGGAAATCATGGGGTCCATTGATAATTCATCCCGGGACATGAGTGCTAAGACCTTTGAGGCGGCACTGCCGGCCTGGGCAACAGTGTCGGGAATATCCTTGGGCCCCTGGCAATTTCCTGCTAGGAATACCCCTGCGGTATTGGTTTCCACCGGCCTAAGCTTGGGATGGGCTTCCTGGAAAAAGCCGTCTTTGTCAGCAGTGATGCCCACCGTTTGGGCCAGTTCTGCGTAACCTTCGCTGGGTATCATGGCAGTTGCCAGTACCACCATGTCGGCCTCTACTTCCACGGGGCGGCCCAAGAGGGTGTCGGCAGCCTTTACTATCAGCTGATTACCCTTAAGGTAAATTTTAGAAACCCGCCCCCTTATATATTGTGCGCCTTCCTGAACAGAGCGCTGGTAGAATTCCTCGTAGGCTTTCCCGGGAGTTCTAATGTCCATGAAGAAAACAAAGGCCTGAGAATCAGGGATCTTTTCCAAAACCTGGTGGGCGTGTTTGGCCGTGTACATGCAGCAAGTTCTGGAACAATACTCTTTCCCCTTGGATTCATCCCTTGATCCCACGCATTTTATAAACACCACATTTTTGGGTTCCCTTCCGTCGGAAGGCCTTACTATTTTACCGCCGGTAGGACCTGAGGCATTGGACATACGCTCGAATTGTAGGCCGGTAATCACATCCGGGTACTTGCCGTACCCGTATTCACCATAAACCTTATCCCACGCCAAAAGGTCAAACCCTGTGGCCACCACTATGGCCCCCACCGATTCCGCAAATATGCTGTCTCCCTGTTCAAAGTCCACCGCTTGTGTGGGGCAAACCTTCTGACAAATACCACACTTGCCGGAGTTTAGCATACGGCAGTTTGCGGCATCAATCACCGGCTTATTGGGCACTGCCTGGGGAAAGTTAACGTATATGGCCTTACGGGTGCCCAGGCCCTGATCGTATTCGCTGGTAATTTTCGAAGGACATTTTTCCCAGCAGGTACCACATCCGGTACATTTATCGTGATCTACATAGCGGGATTTTTGCCGGATGCTTACCGTAAAATTTCCTATATAGCCATTAACTTCGTCCAATTCACAATAGGTTAGCAGTTTAATTTGAGGATGCTGCGCCGCAGCAACCATTTTAGGCGTGCTTATTCAGGCCGAGCAGTCCAGGGTGGGAAAGGTTTTATCCAGCATGGCCATTTTCCCGCCTATGGTAGGCTCTCTTTCCAGCAGCAATACTTCTTGTCCTGCATCAGCAATATCAAGGGCGGCCTGCATGCCTGCAATGCCCCCTCCTACTACCAGTGTCCTTTTGGTTACAGGTATATGGGAGGCAAACAGGGGCTCTAGTTGTGATACCTTGGCCACGGCCCTTTTTATCAGAGCAATGGCCTTCTGGGTGGCTGCTTCCTTATCGCTTGCATGTACCCAAGAACAATGCTCCCGGATGTTGGCCATTTCCAGCATGTACGGGTTTAGTCCCGCCCGTTCCAATACTTTGCGGAAAGTGGCTTCGTGTAAGCGCGGTGAGCATGATGCCACCACAATGCGGTCCAGATGGTCATCCTTAATAGCCTTAATAATCTTATCCTGGCCGGGCTCCGAGCACATATATTTATAATCGGTGCTGCATAAAACCCCGGACATCCCTGCTATTTCAGCGACAACCCCGGGTACATCGACCACACCGCCGATATTCGAGCCGCACCAGCAGATGAAAACTCCTATTCTTTTCATACCCTATCGCCCCCGTTAAAACTATCGAATGTTTTGATCAGCCTGGAGGGATCTAGAAAGTGTGTACCCAGGCTGAGGTCCCGCTGGTCAATTCCCAAACTTAGTCCAATTAACTGAGTAAAGTAAAACACGGGCAAGTTAAAACTCTTTCCCCTGGATTTATTCAGTTTTTCCTGCCGTACATCTAGGTTAAAGTGACATAGGGGGCAGGCAGTTACGATACAATTGGCACCGGCGTCCCGGGCCGCCTCCAGTATTTTGAAAACCAGCTCTAAAACTATATCTTCGTTAGAAATAGCCAAAGAAGCCCCACAGCACTCGGTTTTAAATCCCCATTCCACAGCCTGGGCCCCGGCCGTTTCCAAAAGCTCATCCATTGTCTGCGGGTATTCCGCGTCATCTACCCTAACGGAAAGGGGTCTGACCAAAAGACAGCCGTAATAAGCAGCCACCTTTAAACCTTGCAGCGGTTTTTTTACGCCGGCCGCCAAAGTGGACTTGGCGCTGTAAATGACGTCCAGCATGGACCGTACCTTTATACTGCTCCCGTAAGGCCGGTCAAGTATCTGGTTGACCTCTTGTAGAAGGTCTTTATTTGTTTTTAGATGGTGGTCGGCCATGGCCAGACGCTGGTAGCAGGCGGCACAGGAGGCTACAACGTCCTCACCCTCCTTTTCTGCCAGGGACAGGTTTCTGGCCGCTAAAGACGTGGCTAACAAGTGACTGGTGCTGTGAGCCGCGGTTGAGCCGCAGCAACTCCAATCCGGTACGTCAGTTAACTGGATGCCCAAGGTATCACATACCACTCTGGATGATATATCGTACTCCTTGGCACTGGTATGGTGGCAGCATCCGGGGTAATATGAATATTTCATGGCCTTTTTTCCCCCAGTTCCTCGGTCTTTTCAAAAATACGACCAATCTCATCCATTCCCCGGGGTGATGATACTGACAGTTTTAGTTTTCCATTGGTAAGCATGAAGAGACCGGTTTCCGCATTATTAAAGGGTTTTCCGCTCTTGATGTTAAATCCCAGCATAGTGGTGAATTCGTGTAAGCGCCCGTACTTTTTCAGTGACCTTAAAAAGCCTTTGTTAAATATTGAAACTTTTTTAGCCCTGCCTTTGGGGCGTATATTATCTCTTTGAGCCAGTATACGCAAAGAATCCATTACTTCAGCCAGCTCAATGTTGCGTGGACAGCGAACTGAACATGTTGAGCAATAGGCACATAACCAGATAGATTCACAATTAAGAACTTCATCCCTCATGCCCAGCTGCACCTTTCTAATTACCTGGTTAGGTAAAACATCCATAAACGGTGCAAGCGGGCATCCTGCCGAACACTTTCCGCACTGATAGCACTTTTTTACGTCCTGGCCGCTATCCCTATTAATCATGGAGATAAAAGTGCTGTTTTTCCTGATAACGTCGGTAACATTAATTGTCTGCATAACACACTCCTTTACCCGCAATGTAAATACGCTAATACTTAATTTTTTTTATGCTACAAATTTCACAAGTGGAATTAATTGAAACATCAGATAATTCTACCTCTTTATTGGAATACCTTTTTATTTTTTAAATTAATTAATGGATTTTTTAGGGGTTTTCCCTATCGTATTCAAACAACTCTTTCCGGGTAAGTATAAATATTCATACGGCCTTTTCTCATAAAACCTACCACGGTAACCTTAAGTTCCCGGGCTAATTGCAGAGCCAGGTGAGTGGGAGCTGAGCGGGAAGCAAGAAGGGGTATGTTCATGCGGGCTACCTTGAGCAGAATTTCTGACGATACCCGGCCGGTGAACACCAGTAGTTTATCATGCCTGGCTATATCGTTTAATAGACAGTACCCAAATATCTTGTCCACGGCATTATGTCTGCCTACATCCTCAAAAAAGCAAATAATATTGCCCGGCAGGCACAGGGCCGCGCCATGAGTGCCTCCGGTGGTTCGAAAAAGCTCACCGCTTGCTTCCATTTTATGACCCAGAGACCTGAGCTGTTCAGCCGAAACCTTAATTTCTCCTTGCACCGGACCTATATTATCGGTATCATTACGGAAGTAAAAAGAAGCTCTCCCCCGCCCGCAGCAGGACGTGATGGAACGTTGTAAAAATCCCGTTGGGCGAGGAGATGAGGTTTCTGCCCAGATCAGCCCGTCCTGGTGGTTTACAGTCAGGCCCAGCAGGTCGTCCCGTCGCGAAAGGAATCCTTCGGCACAGAGGAATCCCGTGGCCAGTTCTTCTATATTAGATGGAGAACAAAGCTGCGTTACCACTTCTTCATTATTAACAAAAAGCGTATAAGCTGCTTCCTTGATAACAATATCTTCTGTGCCATAATGTTGGGAATCATCCATTTTTATCAGGTTAATTTTTTCTACTTGTTTCATAGATCCTCACTTAACTCAACATATTTTTGTTTATTGTAACACTGATTATAATTGTACCATTGATTTTATAATGGGCAAACCAAGGAGGTGTATAAAATTGTATCGAGTGGGTATTATTACCATGAGTGACAAGGGATCGCGGGGAGAACGGGAGGACAAAAGTGCCGGCGCTATAAGGGAAGTGATTGGGAGTCAGGGGTGGGAAGTGACATCCTACCGCATTATTCCGGATGATTTGGATACCATCCAGGAAACCTTGATTAATTACTGTGACCAGGAATGTCTAGATTTAGTTTTGACCACCGGTGGCACAGGCCTGGGCCCCAGAGATAATACTCCAGAGGCTACATTGGGAGTTATAGAGCGGGTGGTTCCCGGCATTGCCGAGGTGATGCGGATGGAAAGTTTGCAAAAGACCTCCCGGGCTATGTTGAGCCGGGCGGTAGCAGGTATACGCCACCGCACATTAATTATTAATCTTCCCGGTAGTCCTAAAGCGGTAAAGGAATGTTTGGAAGCAATTATGCCCGCGCTGCCCCATGGTCTGGAAATACTCACCGGGCGAGGAGGTGAATGTGCTCGTTAAAAAAAACTGGGAAAGGTAGTATAAAAAGGATAAGGCAGTGGGAAAATATTACTAGTAATCTTAATTGAAATATGTGACATGGAACAATAAAGATATAGAAGGAGAAATTGAAAGTAAAACAGACGTACTTTGAACAATTAAGCCATTTCAGGAAATATTGTTTATACAAGTCGTTTGCTTTTGATTAACTCGTTCTATATTATATTACTTGGGTATTAGCACTCGCCCTTGACGAGTGCTAACAATAAAACAAAAACAATTTAAATTAATAAAAGGAGGGGTTTAGATGATTAGACCTTTGGGCGATCGGTTAGTGGTTAAGCCCACACCCACTGAAGAAAAAACTAAGAGCGGTATTGTTTTGCCGGATACTGCTAAAGAAAAACCGCAGGAGGGTGAAGTAGTGGCAGTAGGCTCCGGCCGTGTCCTGGACAGTGGTCAGCGCGTACCCATGGATGTTAAAGTCGGTGAAAAGATTTTATTTTCTAAGTATGCAGGTAACGAAATTAAAATCAACGAGGAAGAGTATTTAATTCTTCGCGAAATGGACGTACTTGGTGTAGTCGAGTAAAAATAAAAGGGGGTATTAAAAATGGCAGGTAAAGAAATTATTTTCCGTGAACAAGCACGCAGAGCCTTGCAAAGAGGCGTAGACTCCTTGGCCGAAGCCGTAAAGGTTACTTTGGGGCCCAAGGGTCGCAATGTTGTTTTAGAGAAGAAATTTGGTTCTCCTACGATTACTAACGACGGCGTAACCATCGCCCGTGAAATAGAGTTGGAAGATCCATTTGAAAATATGGGTGCCCAGTTGGTAAAAGAAGTTGCCACTAAGACTAATGATGTGGCCGGTGACGGAACCACCACCGCTACTCTGCTGGCTCAAGCCATCGTACGCGAAGGTTCCAGAAACGTCGCCGCCGGTGCCAACCCCATGATTATGAAGAAGGGTATTATGAAGGCTGTAGAAAAAGCTGTGGAAGCCATCAAGGATAAAGCAGTTCAGGTAGAAAGCAAGGAAGCTATTGCCCAGGTGGCATCTATCTCGGCCAATGATGATTCTATCGGTGAGCTTATTTCCGATGCTATGGAAAAAGTAGGTAAAGACGGGGTTATCACCGTAGAAGAGTCCAAGGGTATCGGTACAACCCTGGAAGTTGTTGAAGGTATGAACTTCGACCGCGGTTATATTTCTCCTTACATGATTACCGATACTGATAAAATGGAAGCAGACCTGGATGATCCCTACATATTGATCACCGATAAAAAGGTGACCAATGTACAGGACATCCTGCCGCTCCTGGAAAAAGTGGTACAACAGGGCAAGCCTTTACTGCTCATCGCAGAGGATGTAGAAGGTGAAGCTCTGGCTACACTGGTTCTTAACAAACTGCGTGGCACATTTACCTGCGTAGGTGTTAAGGCTCCCGGATTCGGTGACCGCCGTAAGGCAATGCTGCAGGATATCGCTATCCTGACCGGTGGTACTGTAATCACTGAAGAAGTTGGCCTGAAGTTGGACAAAGCAGATATGTCCATGCTTGGCCGGGCTTCCAAGGTTCGCGTTAAGAAAGAAGAGACTGTTGTTGTCGGCGGTCAGGGTAATGCCGATGATATTAATGCCCGTGTGGGACAAATCAAGAAACAAATTGAAGAAACCACATCGGACTTTGATCGTGAAAAGCTGCAGGAACGTCTTGCCAAGTTGGCCGGTGGCGTAGCTGTAGTCCAGGTAGGTGCTGCTACCGAAACAGAACTGAAAGAGAAAAAGCTGCGTATTGAAGACGCACTAAATGCCACCAGGGCTGCCGTGGAAGAAGGCATTGTCTCCGGTGGTGGCGTGGCCTACGTACAGGCTGTTCAGGCTTTGAATGGTCTGAGTCATGACACAATGGATGAAAAAGTGGGTATCGATATTATCTATCGCGCCCTGGAAGAGCCTCTGCGCCAGATTGCTACCAATGCCGGTATGGAAGGCTCTGTAATAGTAGAAAAGGTAAAAGGCCTGGAGCCTGGCTGGGGATTCAATGCTCTTAACGGTGAATACGTAAATATGGTAGACGCCGGTATTGTTGACCCCACTAAGGTAACCCGCTCTGCTCTGCAAAATGCAGCCAGCATTGCAGCCATGATGCTCACCACCGAAACTCTGATTGCTGATAAGGAAGATGAGAATGAAGGCGGCGCCGGTGGCGGCATGCCCGGTATGGGCGGCATGGGCGGCATGGGTGGAATGGGTGGCATGATGTAGTAAAGATATAGATGAAACTTCTATATTAAAAGAGAGAACTCTAACCAGAGTTCTCTCTTTTTTATACTTTAGGAAAGTGTGCCTTGCCATTTTCTGCAGGCATTGATCAAAGGGCTTTGGTTTATCCCCGGTCATTTTGTGGTAAACTTCATAATATTACACCTTATGACCACTGAAGCCCCGATGTTCAGCATTAGCTGAACGAGTTCACTAGCGTATGTTGACACCCTTACCGGGTAGTGGTAAATTAAGAAGTATTAAGGAGGCTGTTAGCGTGTATGACAACCTGACGGACTTAATGGGTTCTACTCCTTTATTAAAATTAAAACGTATATCCGAGGGTTTGCCGGGAATAGTTGCTGCCAAGTTAGAATACTTTAATCCCGGTGGGAGTGTAAAAGACCGGGTTGGCTATGCAATGATCAAGGATGCGGAAGAGAAGGGAATTTTAACTTCCCGGAGTGTAGTTATTGAACCCACCAGCGGCAATACAGGTATAGGTCTGGCGGTGGTTTGTGCGGTACGCGGGTACCGCCTTATTTTGACTATGCCCGAGACCATGAGCGAGGAACGCCGCAACCTTTTAAAGGCCTACGGTGCTGAAGTGGTGTTGACACCTGGAAATAAAGGCATCCCGGGTGCCATTGAGAAGGCGAAAGAATTAGCTTCCGAAATTCCCAACGCTTTCCTTGCAGGCCAGTTTGAAAATGAGGCGAACCCGCAGATACACAGGAAGACCACAGGTAGGGAGATTTGGGAAGACACCGGCGGCAGGGTAGACATTTTCGTAGCCGGGGTGGGTACCGGCGGGACGGTTACGGGGGTAGGCAGGTTTCTCCGGGAAAAGAACCCTTCGGTGAAAATTGTTGCGGTGGAGCCCGAAAAATCGGCAGTTTTATCCGGAGAGCAACCTGGCCCGCACGGACTGCAGGGGATAGGTGCGGGATTTGTTCCGAAAGTACTTGCTGCGGAATTATTGGATGAAATCGTAAAGGTATCAGAACAGTCCGCAATAGATGCTGCCCGCCGTCTGGCCAGGGAAGAAGGTCTTTTGGTGGGAATATCTTCCGGAGCAGCCCTGCATGCAGCGTTAGAAATTGCGGGTAGGGAGGAAAACAGGGATAGGCTTGTGGTGGTACTGCTGCCGGATACCGGAGAGCGCTATCTGTCCACGGACTTGTTTAAAGCGTAATTGGGAGGCAGCACTTTTAACGCCTCCTGCGCAATGAGAGGAGGCCGTCATTGCCTATTAAGCAAAAGACAGATCAACCAATTATAAACCCATACCTTGCAGTGTTATTGGGCGTCACGGGAGCAGGTTTTTCCTCAATTTTTACCAAGTTGGCTGAAGCCCCGCCGTTAATCATAGCCTTTTACCGCTTGAGTTTTACGGTACTGATACTGGCACCGTTTACTTTTGCCCGGGGTACCGGTGAACTGCGTCAAATGGGCAAGAAAGATATTATACTGGCCTCTTTCTCCGGAATTATGTTGGCCCTTCATTTTGCCGTATGGATTGCTTCTTTGAACTACACTTCCATTGCCAGTTCAACCGTGTTGGTAACCATGCACCCGCTCTTTGTCATTACAGGCGGTTATGTTTTTTATCGAGAAGGCATTCGGCCTATCGGTCTCGCGGGTGCCTGTTTGGCCGTAGTGGGAAGTGTTATTATAGGTGTAAGTGATTTTCAGGTAGGGGGGCAGGCCTTGTACGGTGATCTGCTGGCCTTTTCCGGCGCAATTTTTGTTGCAGGATATGTGTTGATTGGCAGAGGTCTAAGAACTCATCTATCATTGTTGCCTTACATATTTGTGGTTTATGGGATGGCTAGTTTAGTTTTATTTTTGTCTGCCCTGCTGCTGGGAAACCGGCTTGGACCTTACCCGGCCTGGACCTGGATCTACTTTTTGGCCCTGGCACTGGTGCCTACCATAGGTGGGCACACCGTATTTAACTGGGCACTTAAATATGTTAAGGCCGCGGTAGTTTCTGTCACCATTCTAGGTGAGCCCATTGGGGCCACGGTACTGGCCTATCTAATTTTCCACCAGGTGCCTACTGCATTACAACTGCTGGGAGGAAGTATTATTATTGCCGGACTGGCCATATTCATTTGGTCTTCCCGGGGGGAGGGTAAAGTAGTAGAGTCATGTGTGCAAAAAAAGTTTACGTAGAAGAAACACAGGACGGGTACGTAGCCTTTTTCTGGACGGACAAAGGCATAAGCGGACTAACTTTACCCTGTAATAACCCGCCGGAGGCGCTTGTAGAGCTGGAAAGATATACCCGTGGTGAGAGCATAGGGGCACAAATGCTGCCTCCACATCCGGGGGAGCCGGCCTATGGTTTGGGGGATGCGTTAAGGGACTACTTTAGCGGTAACTGCCCTGATTTTGGAAGCTTTCCTGTTGATTATAATTCCATTTCACCGTTCCGGACTCGTGTGCTGCAGGTAGTGCGTGA
The window above is part of the Bacillota bacterium genome. Proteins encoded here:
- a CDS encoding dehydrogenase, which gives rise to MTQSFNSLTEELRSVAQDLLREGKVNMFIGFGPGTLTARTTPLFISKPDAAAELTWSPFCANNLAGYLLDYRETNETIGVLVKGCDSRSIIRLLQDNQFPRSRLVVIGIPCAGLLDSEKVTLELGPQTEIGDVTDEDDNFLVITTTGQHRFAKKDYLLPKCLECIDSNPVICDHFTGKKINKVNELEINEGEVNERFAEIKSLEALSPQERSGYWDGYFQNCLRCYACRNVCPACNCRECIFDQAGPDWVSKRNNLSENTAFQIIRALHVAGRCVDCGECDRVCPVNIPLRHLNQKVLKDIDELFDAPMPGTDLEQQPVLGHYCADDPDEFK
- a CDS encoding CoB--CoM heterodisulfide reductase iron-sulfur subunit A family protein, with translation MKRIGVFICWCGSNIGGVVDVPGVVAEIAGMSGVLCSTDYKYMCSEPGQDKIIKAIKDDHLDRIVVASCSPRLHEATFRKVLERAGLNPYMLEMANIREHCSWVHASDKEAATQKAIALIKRAVAKVSQLEPLFASHIPVTKRTLVVGGGIAGMQAALDIADAGQEVLLLEREPTIGGKMAMLDKTFPTLDCSAUISTPKMVAAAQHPQIKLLTYCELDEVNGYIGNFTVSIRQKSRYVDHDKCTGCGTCWEKCPSKITSEYDQGLGTRKAIYVNFPQAVPNKPVIDAANCRMLNSGKCGICQKVCPTQAVDFEQGDSIFAESVGAIVVATGFDLLAWDKVYGEYGYGKYPDVITGLQFERMSNASGPTGGKIVRPSDGREPKNVVFIKCVGSRDESKGKEYCSRTCCMYTAKHAHQVLEKIPDSQAFVFFMDIRTPGKAYEEFYQRSVQEGAQYIRGRVSKIYLKGNQLIVKAADTLLGRPVEVEADMVVLATAMIPSEGYAELAQTVGITADKDGFFQEAHPKLRPVETNTAGVFLAGNCQGPKDIPDTVAQAGSAASKVLALMSRDELSMDPMISNIDEEFCSGCLSCQAVCPYRAIEPETVTYRQGGQTMERTVAAVNSGLCQGCGACTVVCRSGAANLKGFSNEQLLAEVNAICR
- a CDS encoding heterodisulfide reductase subunit B; this encodes MKYSYYPGCCHHTSAKEYDISSRVVCDTLGIQLTDVPDWSCCGSTAAHSTSHLLATSLAARNLSLAEKEGEDVVASCAACYQRLAMADHHLKTNKDLLQEVNQILDRPYGSSIKVRSMLDVIYSAKSTLAAGVKKPLQGLKVAAYYGCLLVRPLSVRVDDAEYPQTMDELLETAGAQAVEWGFKTECCGASLAISNEDIVLELVFKILEAARDAGANCIVTACPLCHFNLDVRQEKLNKSRGKSFNLPVFYFTQLIGLSLGIDQRDLSLGTHFLDPSRLIKTFDSFNGGDRV
- a CDS encoding heterodisulfide reductase subunit C, translating into MQTINVTDVIRKNSTFISMINRDSGQDVKKCYQCGKCSAGCPLAPFMDVLPNQVIRKVQLGMRDEVLNCESIWLCAYCSTCSVRCPRNIELAEVMDSLRILAQRDNIRPKGRAKKVSIFNKGFLRSLKKYGRLHEFTTMLGFNIKSGKPFNNAETGLFMLTNGKLKLSVSSPRGMDEIGRIFEKTEELGEKRP
- the fdhD gene encoding formate dehydrogenase accessory sulfurtransferase FdhD; translation: MKQVEKINLIKMDDSQHYGTEDIVIKEAAYTLFVNNEEVVTQLCSPSNIEELATGFLCAEGFLSRRDDLLGLTVNHQDGLIWAETSSPRPTGFLQRSITSCCGRGRASFYFRNDTDNIGPVQGEIKVSAEQLRSLGHKMEASGELFRTTGGTHGAALCLPGNIICFFEDVGRHNAVDKIFGYCLLNDIARHDKLLVFTGRVSSEILLKVARMNIPLLASRSAPTHLALQLARELKVTVVGFMRKGRMNIYTYPERVV
- a CDS encoding molybdopterin adenylyltransferase: MYRVGIITMSDKGSRGEREDKSAGAIREVIGSQGWEVTSYRIIPDDLDTIQETLINYCDQECLDLVLTTGGTGLGPRDNTPEATLGVIERVVPGIAEVMRMESLQKTSRAMLSRAVAGIRHRTLIINLPGSPKAVKECLEAIMPALPHGLEILTGRGGECAR
- a CDS encoding co-chaperone GroES, whose protein sequence is MIRPLGDRLVVKPTPTEEKTKSGIVLPDTAKEKPQEGEVVAVGSGRVLDSGQRVPMDVKVGEKILFSKYAGNEIKINEEEYLILREMDVLGVVE
- the groL gene encoding chaperonin GroEL, which codes for MAGKEIIFREQARRALQRGVDSLAEAVKVTLGPKGRNVVLEKKFGSPTITNDGVTIAREIELEDPFENMGAQLVKEVATKTNDVAGDGTTTATLLAQAIVREGSRNVAAGANPMIMKKGIMKAVEKAVEAIKDKAVQVESKEAIAQVASISANDDSIGELISDAMEKVGKDGVITVEESKGIGTTLEVVEGMNFDRGYISPYMITDTDKMEADLDDPYILITDKKVTNVQDILPLLEKVVQQGKPLLLIAEDVEGEALATLVLNKLRGTFTCVGVKAPGFGDRRKAMLQDIAILTGGTVITEEVGLKLDKADMSMLGRASKVRVKKEETVVVGGQGNADDINARVGQIKKQIEETTSDFDREKLQERLAKLAGGVAVVQVGAATETELKEKKLRIEDALNATRAAVEEGIVSGGGVAYVQAVQALNGLSHDTMDEKVGIDIIYRALEEPLRQIATNAGMEGSVIVEKVKGLEPGWGFNALNGEYVNMVDAGIVDPTKVTRSALQNAASIAAMMLTTETLIADKEDENEGGAGGGMPGMGGMGGMGGMGGMM
- the cysK gene encoding cysteine synthase A; amino-acid sequence: MLTPLPGSGKLRSIKEAVSVYDNLTDLMGSTPLLKLKRISEGLPGIVAAKLEYFNPGGSVKDRVGYAMIKDAEEKGILTSRSVVIEPTSGNTGIGLAVVCAVRGYRLILTMPETMSEERRNLLKAYGAEVVLTPGNKGIPGAIEKAKELASEIPNAFLAGQFENEANPQIHRKTTGREIWEDTGGRVDIFVAGVGTGGTVTGVGRFLREKNPSVKIVAVEPEKSAVLSGEQPGPHGLQGIGAGFVPKVLAAELLDEIVKVSEQSAIDAARRLAREEGLLVGISSGAALHAALEIAGREENRDRLVVVLLPDTGERYLSTDLFKA
- a CDS encoding DMT family transporter, encoding MRNERRPSLPIKQKTDQPIINPYLAVLLGVTGAGFSSIFTKLAEAPPLIIAFYRLSFTVLILAPFTFARGTGELRQMGKKDIILASFSGIMLALHFAVWIASLNYTSIASSTVLVTMHPLFVITGGYVFYREGIRPIGLAGACLAVVGSVIIGVSDFQVGGQALYGDLLAFSGAIFVAGYVLIGRGLRTHLSLLPYIFVVYGMASLVLFLSALLLGNRLGPYPAWTWIYFLALALVPTIGGHTVFNWALKYVKAAVVSVTILGEPIGATVLAYLIFHQVPTALQLLGGSIIIAGLAIFIWSSRGEGKVVESCVQKKFT
- a CDS encoding MGMT family protein → MCAKKVYVEETQDGYVAFFWTDKGISGLTLPCNNPPEALVELERYTRGESIGAQMLPPHPGEPAYGLGDALRDYFSGNCPDFGSFPVDYNSISPFRTRVLQVVRDIPHGEIMSYGEVAALAGNPKAYRAVGSAMSTNRTLFLVPCHRVIKSDGFLGGFGSGIGWKRMLLNLEGIAIDAEGKVLVR